The following are from one region of the Methylophilus sp. DW102 genome:
- a CDS encoding methyl-accepting chemotaxis protein gives MKLTVAKKMLLLIFTAIVGLVGLAVMGSIQMNKIFDTTNYTNIKSVPGLIDLDQARKHVLRLRIQLNRYVLNVDPRIEDEALTKIDEHNRGLNDAIDHYLANYVADDKDKEIAMRMKQGAKEYEAAYQPLFAVVQANKREQARDLMNVIAPIAEKVSGAVNEGFDYNVELAKKAADEAQATKSHANTIAMTVAGIVVAIAAALGWFITQGLLKQLGGEPDYAASVVKTVASGDYTVQVETKPGDTSSLLYSMKQMVEQLLAQIGGEPAYAAGIVKRVAEGDLTVKTDIRPGDSSSILFAIDGMVNRLTGIISEVRGSADNIASASEQVSATAQSISQATNEQAASVEETSASVEQMSASINQNAENSKVTDGIAGKAAKDANEGGAAVKDTVIAMKSIADKISIIDDIAYQTNLLALNAAIEAARAGEHGKGFAVVAAEVRKLAERSQVAAQEIGEVAKNSVGLAERAGDLLDEIVPSINKTSDLVQEIYAASEEQSSGALQITAAMNQLSQVTQQNASSSEELAATAEEMSGQAEQLQQLIAYFKVGSEDGGFSSAVKKSVKKVTKPSSSKSVLHAASATSADIDESQFVKF, from the coding sequence ATGAAACTGACTGTTGCAAAAAAAATGCTGTTATTGATATTTACAGCCATTGTTGGTTTGGTTGGTCTTGCTGTGATGGGTAGCATCCAGATGAACAAGATCTTTGATACTACAAACTACACCAATATCAAGTCTGTCCCCGGATTGATTGATCTGGACCAGGCCAGGAAGCATGTGTTGCGCTTGCGTATCCAGTTAAACCGTTATGTGCTGAATGTCGATCCTCGTATTGAGGATGAGGCACTGACCAAGATTGATGAGCATAACAGGGGCTTGAATGATGCAATCGACCATTATCTGGCGAATTATGTTGCGGATGACAAAGATAAAGAGATTGCCATGCGCATGAAGCAAGGCGCCAAAGAATATGAGGCTGCTTATCAACCTCTGTTTGCAGTGGTGCAAGCCAATAAACGCGAGCAGGCTCGAGATCTTATGAATGTGATTGCACCAATTGCAGAGAAAGTGAGTGGTGCAGTGAATGAAGGCTTCGACTACAACGTTGAGCTGGCTAAAAAAGCGGCTGATGAGGCACAAGCCACTAAATCGCATGCGAATACGATAGCGATGACCGTTGCCGGGATTGTGGTGGCGATTGCTGCTGCGCTAGGTTGGTTTATTACTCAAGGTTTACTGAAACAATTGGGTGGCGAACCTGATTATGCGGCATCAGTGGTGAAAACAGTCGCTTCCGGCGACTACACGGTTCAGGTTGAAACCAAACCCGGCGACACCAGCAGCTTATTGTACTCCATGAAGCAAATGGTCGAACAATTGCTGGCTCAAATCGGTGGTGAGCCCGCCTATGCTGCAGGTATTGTGAAACGCGTGGCCGAAGGTGATTTGACAGTTAAAACCGATATCCGTCCTGGAGATAGCAGCAGCATCCTGTTTGCAATTGACGGCATGGTCAACCGCCTGACAGGCATTATTTCTGAAGTGCGTGGCTCTGCCGATAACATTGCTAGTGCCTCCGAGCAAGTGAGCGCTACCGCACAAAGCATCAGCCAGGCGACCAATGAACAAGCCGCTTCAGTAGAAGAGACCTCTGCTTCCGTTGAGCAAATGAGTGCTTCGATTAACCAGAACGCCGAAAACTCTAAAGTAACTGACGGCATTGCCGGTAAAGCCGCGAAAGATGCTAACGAGGGTGGCGCTGCGGTGAAAGATACCGTGATTGCGATGAAGAGTATTGCCGACAAGATCAGCATTATTGATGATATTGCCTACCAGACCAACCTGCTGGCTTTGAACGCAGCGATTGAAGCGGCACGTGCCGGTGAGCATGGTAAAGGGTTTGCCGTGGTTGCTGCAGAAGTACGCAAACTGGCAGAACGTAGCCAGGTGGCCGCGCAAGAGATTGGTGAGGTGGCGAAAAACTCTGTGGGCTTAGCCGAACGTGCCGGTGATTTGCTGGATGAGATCGTGCCTAGTATTAACAAAACCAGTGATCTGGTACAAGAGATTTATGCCGCGAGTGAAGAGCAAAGCAGTGGAGCCTTGCAGATTACGGCTGCGATGAATCAACTGAGCCAGGTGACCCAGCAAAACGCCAGCTCCAGTGAAGAACTGGCAGCGACCGCTGAAGAGATGAGTGGTCAGGCCGAGCAATTACAGCAGTTGATTGCTTACTTTAAGGTTGGCTCAGAAGACGGTGGCTTTTCATCAGCAGTTAAAAAGAGCGTTAAAAAAGTGACCAAGCCATCCAGTAGCAAATCAGTGCTGCATGCAGCAAGTGCTACGTCGGCCGATATTGATGAGTCACAGTTTGTGAAGTTTTAA
- a CDS encoding chemotaxis protein CheD, whose amino-acid sequence MLMRTQPALSFGLLDKKPEEVFEVFLQPGEWYWGDADTRIRTILGSCVAVTIWHPAKQMGGMCHILLPQRHVSHKEKNETAAGKSGKYADEAIALMMEEMAKCKIRPQDCQVKVFGGSNMFPKLQINQKNHIGDRNLHAVLMLLAEYGFHVHANHYGGEDSRYIIFDIWSGFAWVKSKV is encoded by the coding sequence ATGTTGATGCGTACCCAGCCTGCCTTGAGTTTTGGATTGTTGGATAAGAAGCCTGAAGAGGTTTTTGAGGTTTTTTTGCAGCCTGGCGAGTGGTATTGGGGCGATGCAGACACTAGAATTCGTACTATTCTGGGCTCCTGTGTGGCAGTCACGATCTGGCATCCGGCAAAACAGATGGGGGGCATGTGCCATATCCTGTTGCCGCAACGCCATGTTTCACATAAAGAAAAAAATGAAACTGCTGCTGGCAAGTCAGGCAAGTATGCAGATGAAGCGATTGCCTTGATGATGGAAGAAATGGCCAAGTGCAAGATTCGACCACAAGACTGCCAGGTGAAAGTCTTCGGCGGCAGCAATATGTTTCCGAAATTGCAGATCAATCAAAAAAACCATATTGGTGACCGTAACCTGCATGCCGTTCTGATGCTTCTGGCAGAGTATGGTTTTCATGTGCATGCCAATCATTACGGTGGCGAGGACTCACGCTATATTATTTTTGATATCTGGAGTGGGTTTGCTTGGGTGAAAAGCAAGGTTTAA
- a CDS encoding protein-glutamate O-methyltransferase CheR produces the protein MDQIESLTVKEFGLFKSFIYAQAGIALSDVKKPLVSGRLSKRLHFHQLNSFTQYYKLINDPANAKEKQIAIDLLTTNETHFFREPKHFDFFKEVILPKRSKGKPFRVWSAACSSGEEPYTIAMLLDEHLGKEPWEIVASDLSTKVLQQAQSGCYNMQRASEIPRPYLTKYCLKGTGDHDGELLIVKELRQRIKFLQVNLTKPFPDLGQFDVIFLRNVMIYFDVETKRQITDQMLPLLKNDGYFMISHSESLNGVTEKFVSEAPSIYKKTAN, from the coding sequence ATGGATCAGATTGAATCATTGACAGTAAAAGAATTTGGCTTGTTTAAAAGCTTTATTTACGCACAAGCCGGCATTGCCCTGTCAGACGTTAAAAAACCGTTGGTCAGTGGCAGGCTTAGCAAACGCTTGCATTTTCATCAACTCAATTCGTTTACGCAGTATTACAAATTGATCAATGATCCCGCCAATGCCAAAGAAAAGCAGATTGCGATTGATTTGCTCACCACCAACGAAACGCATTTTTTCAGAGAGCCCAAACACTTTGACTTCTTTAAAGAAGTGATTCTGCCCAAGCGTAGCAAAGGCAAGCCTTTCCGGGTCTGGAGTGCGGCTTGCTCTTCTGGCGAAGAGCCCTATACGATTGCCATGTTGCTCGATGAACACTTGGGCAAAGAGCCCTGGGAAATCGTCGCCTCAGATTTAAGCACCAAGGTATTGCAGCAGGCGCAAAGCGGTTGTTACAACATGCAGCGTGCCTCTGAGATCCCCAGACCTTATCTGACCAAATATTGCCTGAAAGGTACCGGCGATCACGATGGTGAGCTGCTGATTGTGAAAGAGCTCCGCCAACGCATCAAATTCTTGCAGGTCAATCTCACCAAGCCTTTTCCTGATCTGGGCCAGTTTGATGTGATTTTTTTGCGTAACGTGATGATTTACTTTGATGTCGAGACTAAGCGACAGATTACTGATCAAATGTTGCCTTTGCTCAAGAATGACGGTTACTTCATGATCAGCCATTCCGAGAGCTTGAATGGCGTCACTGAGAAATTTGTCTCTGAAGCGCCTTCTATTTATAAAAAAACTGCTAATTAG
- a CDS encoding chemotaxis protein CheW — MQQYLTFVLGREVFAINILNVKEIIEYGQLTEVPKMPEFIRGVINLRGAVVPVIDMAARFDKPTAEITRKTCIVIIEVAHATGTQVVGMMVDAVNEVVDIEAGNIEPAPSFGANIRTDFIEGMGKIEGKFIILLNVNKVLSVDEVSSLATGSTLASESAAS, encoded by the coding sequence ATGCAGCAGTATTTGACGTTTGTCCTCGGACGAGAGGTGTTTGCGATCAATATCCTGAATGTGAAGGAAATTATCGAGTATGGGCAGTTGACTGAAGTGCCCAAAATGCCGGAGTTTATACGAGGTGTGATTAACTTGCGCGGGGCCGTAGTGCCTGTGATTGACATGGCGGCACGTTTCGACAAGCCGACGGCGGAGATCACACGTAAAACCTGTATTGTGATCATTGAGGTTGCACATGCGACGGGAACGCAAGTGGTTGGCATGATGGTGGATGCCGTCAATGAAGTGGTGGATATCGAGGCGGGCAATATTGAGCCAGCGCCAAGTTTTGGTGCCAATATCCGCACAGATTTTATTGAAGGCATGGGCAAGATAGAGGGTAAGTTCATTATTTTACTCAACGTTAACAAGGTACTTTCTGTCGATGAAGTGTCTAGCCTGGCAACTGGCTCGACCTTGGCCAGTGAGTCCGCAGCGAGTTAA